One window from the genome of Poecilia reticulata strain Guanapo linkage group LG9, Guppy_female_1.0+MT, whole genome shotgun sequence encodes:
- the cltcl1 gene encoding clathrin heavy chain 1 isoform X4 — MAQILPIRFQEHLQLQNLGVNPANIGFSYLTMESDKFICIREKVGEQNQVVIVDMSDPNNPIRRPISADSAIMNPASKVIALKDAAKTLQIFNIEMKSKMKAHTTTEEVMFWKWISVNTVALVTDTAVYHWSMEGDSQPTKVFDRHASLAGCQIINYRTDEQQKWLLLIGISAQQNRVVGAMQLYSVDRKVSQPIEGHAAAFGEFKVEGNAKPSTLFCFAVRSQAGGKLHIIEVGQPAAGNQPFAKKAVDVFFPPEAQTDFPVAMQIGNKHGVIYLITKYGYIHLYDLESGVCIYMNRISAETIFVTAPHEATSGIIGVNKKGQVLSVCVEEENIVNYATNVLQNPDLALRMAVRSNLVGAEELFARKFNTLFAQGSYSEAAKVAASAPKGILRTAETIRKFQSVPAQPGQASPLLQYFGILLDQGQLNKFESLELCRPVLQQGRKQLLEKWLKEDKLECSEELGDLVKASDPTLALSVYLRANVPNKVIQCFAETGQFQKIVLYAKKVGYTPDWVFLLRNVMRVNPDQGLQFAQMLVQDEEPLANINQIVDVFMEGSLIQQCTSFLLDALKNNRPAEGHLQTRLLEMNLIHAPQVADAILGNQMFTHYDRAHVAQLCEKAGLLQRALEHYTDLYDIKRAVVHTHLLNPEWLVNFFGSLSVDDSLECLRAMLSANIRQNLQLCVQVASKYHEQLGTQALVELFESFKSYEGLFYFLGSIVNFSQEPDVHFKYIQAACKTGQIKEVERICRESNCYDPERVKNFLKEAKLTDQLPLIIVCDRFDFVHDLVLYLYRNNLQKYIEIYVQKVNPSRLPVVIGGLLDVDCSEDVIKNLIMVVRGQFSTDELVDEVEKRNRLKLLLPWLESRIHEGCEEPATHNALAKIYIDSNNTPERFLKENPFYDSAVVGRYCEKRDPHLACVAYERGQCDLDLIKVCNENSLFKSEARYLVRRKDPELWANVLEEDNPFRRQLIDQVVQTALSETQDPEEVSVTVKAFMTADLPNELIELLEKIVLDNSVFSEHRNLQNLLILTAIKADRTRVMEYINRLDNYDAPDIANIAISNELFEEAFAIFKKFDVNTSAIQVLIEHIGNLDRAYEFAERCNEPAVWSQLARAQLHRDLVKEAIDSYIKAVDPSAYMEVVNAASKNDNWEDLVKFLQMARKKARESYVETELIFALAKTNRLAELEEFVSGPNNAHIQQVGDRCYEEGMYEAAKLLFNNVSNFARLASTLVHLGEYQAAVDSARKANSTRTWKEVCFACVDGEEFRLAQICGLHIVIHADELEDLISYYQDRGYFEELIALLEAALGLERAHMGMFTELAILYSKFKPQKMREHLELFWSRVNIPKVLRAAEQSHLWAELVFLYDKYEEYDNAVITMMNHATDAWKEGLFKDIIAKVANVELYYKSLSFYLEYKPLLINDLLTILSPRLDHNRAVSFFSKMNQLKLVKPYLRSVQNHNNKAVNEALNNLLTEEEDYQSLRASIDAYDNFDTIDLAQRLEKHELIEFRRIAAYLYKRNNRWRQSVELCKKDKLYKDAMLFAAESKDAELAETLLQWFLEEDRKECFAACLFASYDLLHPDVVLELAWRHNIMDFAMPYFIQVMREYLTKVDKLEEAESQRKTEDDVKEPQPMVFGQQLMLTAAASPVAAQPPYPAYGYPPTAAAAAAAAAAAPPAAAGYPAQPAYGFNM; from the exons TTGCAGAACCTGGGTGTGAACCCAGCTAACATCGGCTTCAGCTACCTGACCATGGAGTCAGACAAGTTCATCTGCATCCGGGAGAAAGTGGGTGAGCAGAACCAGGTGGTGATCGTTGACATGTCCGACCCCAACAACCCAATCAGGAGGCCCATCTCTGCTGACAGCGCCATTATGAACCCCGCAAGCAAGGTCATCGCACTGAAAG ACG CTGCCAAAACCCTGCAGATTTTCAACATCGAGATGAAGAGTAAGATGAAGGCTCACACCACCACAGAGGAGGTCATGTTCTGGAAGTGGATATCTGTGAACACCGTCGCCTTGGTGACGGACACGGCGGTCTACCACTGGAGCATGGAGGGGGATTCCCAACCCACCAAAGTGTTCGATCGGCACGCCAGCCTGGCAGGATGTCAGATCATCAACTACAGAACCGACGAGCAACAGAAGTGGTTACTGCTGATCGGGATTTCTGCACAG caaAATCGCGTAGTCGGAGCGATGCAGCTGTACTCGGTTGACAGGAAAGTCTCCCAGCCCATCGAGGGCCACGCCGCTGCCTTCGGGGAGTTCAAAGTGGAGGGAAATGCCAAACCTTCCACgttgttctgctttgctgtgCGCTCACAGGCGGGAGGAAAG TTGCACATCATTGAAGTTGGTCAGCCTGCTGCAGGAAACCAGCCATTTGCTAAGAAAGCAGTGGATGTGTTTTTCCCTCCAGAGGCCCAGACAGACTTCCCTGTAGCTATGCAG ATTGGGAACAAGCACGGTGTGATATATTTGATCACAAAATATGGTTACATTCACCTGTACGACCTGGAATCTGGAGTGTGTATATACATGAACCGCATCAGTGCAGAGACTATCTTTGTTACGGCCCCTCATGAGGCCACCTCAGGGATCATCGGCGTTAATAAGAAGggacag GTCTTGTCAGTGTGtgttgaagaagaaaacatcgTCAACTATGCCACAAATGTTCTGCAGAACCCTGATCTCGCCCTGAGGATGGCCGTGAGGTCTAATCTTGTTGGGGCTGAGGAGCTTTTTGCCAGAAAGTTTAACACTCTGTTTGCCCAGGGAAGTTACTCAGAGGCTGCAAAGGTTGCTGCATCTGCACCCAAG GGTATCCTCCGAACGGCAGAAACCATTCGCAAGTTCCAGAGTGTCCCAGCCCAGCCGGGTCAGGCCTCACCCCTGCTCCAGTACTTCGGGATTCTTTTGGACCAGGGCCAGCTCAACAAGTTTGAGTCTCTGGAGCTGTGCAGGCCCGTCCTGCAGCAGGGCCGCAAGCAGCTACTGGAGAAATGGCTGAAGGAGGACAAG CTGGAGTGTTCAGAGGAACTGGGCGATCTGGTAAAGGCCTCGGACCCAACGCTAGCTCTTAGTGTTTATCTCAGAGCAAATGTCCCCAACAAAGTCATTCAGTGCTTTGCAGAAACAGGACAGTTCCAGAAGATAGTGCTGTATGCCAAAAAG GTGGGCTACACCCCAGACTGGGTGTTTTTGTTGAGGAACGTAATGCGAGTCAACCCAGACCAAGGACTGCAGTTTGCCCAAATGCTTGTCCAAGACGAGGAGCCGCTGGCCAACATCAACCAG attgttgatgttttcatgGAGGGCAGCCTGATTCAGCAGTGCACTTCCTTCCTGTTGGATGCTCTGAAGAACAATCGTCCAGCTGAAGGACACTTACAAACACGTCTGCTTGAGATGAACCTGATACACGCTCCCCAG GTAGCAGATGCCATCCTGGGGAACCAGATGTTCACACACTATGACCGGGCCCACGTTGCTCAGCTGTGTGAGAAGGCAGGGCTGCTGCAGAGAGCACTCGAACACTACACCGACCTGTACGACATCAAACGAGCCGTGGTGCACACACATCTGCTCAACCCTGAG TGGCTGGTGAACTTTTTCGGCTCCTTGTCAGTCGACGACTCTTTGGAGTGTTTGAGGGCCATGTTGTCGGCCAACATCAGGCAGAAcctgcagctgtgtgtgcagGTAGCATCAAAGTATCACGAGCAGCTGGGAACTCAGGCGCTAGTGGAGCTCTTCGAGTCCTTCAAGAGTTATGAAG gTCTGTTTTACTTCCTTGGTTCGATCGTGAATTTCAGCCAGGAACCCGACGTTCACTTTAAATACATCCAGGCTGCTTGTAAGACGGGTCAAATCAAAGAAGTGGAGAGAATATGTAGAGAGAGCAACTGCTACGACCCAGAGAGGGTTAAAAACTTCCTAAAG GAGGCGAAGTTAACAGACCAGCTACCCCTCATCATCGTGTGTGATCGCTTTGACTTCGTCCATGATCTAGTGCTCTACCTGTACCGCAacaatctgcagaaatacatcgAAATCTATGTTCAGAAA GTGAATCCGAGTCGGTTGCCCGTGGTGATCGGTGGTTTGTTGGATGTGGACTGTTCAGAGGATGTCATCAAGAACCTGATCATGGTGGTCAGAGGACAGTTTTCCACCGATGAGCTGGTGGACGAGGTGGAAAAGAGGAACAG GTTGAAGCTTCTGTTGCCGTGGCTGGAGTCGCGTATTCACGAGGGATGTGAGGAACCAGCTACCCACAATGCACTGGCCAAGATCTACATTGACAGCAACAACACGCCGGAGCGCTTCCTGAAGGAGAACCCGTTCTACGACAGCGCTGTGGTCGGCCGCTACTGCGAGAAGAGAGACCCCCACCTGGCCTGCGTGGCCTATGAGAGGGGCCAGTGCGACCTGGACCTCATCAAA GTTTGCAATGAAAATTCATTATTTAAGAGTGAAGCTCGGTATCTTGTACGACGAAAAGATCCGGAGCTCTGGGCCAACGTGTTGGAGGAAGACAACCCGTTCAGAAGACAACTCATCGATCAG GTGGTGCAGACGGCTCTGTCGGAGACCCAGGACCCAGAGGAAGTGTCGGTCACAGTCAAGGCCTTTATGACTGCAGACCTACCAAATGAGCTGATTGAATTGCTGGAGAAGATTGTTCTCGATAACTCTGTCTTCAGTGAACACAG aaacCTCCAGAATCTGCTGATTTTAACGGCCATCAAGGCCGACCGCACTCGTGTGATGGAGTACATCAACAGGCTAGATAACTATGACGCTCCTGACATCGCCAACATCGCTATTAGCAATGAGCTCTTTGAAGAGGCATTTGCCATTTTCAAGAAGTTTGATGTCAACACCTCAGCCATTCAG gTTTTGATTGAGCACATAGGCAACTTGGACCGGGCCTATGAGTTTGCGGAGCGCTGTAACGAGCCTGCAGTGTGGAGTCAGTTAGCCAGAGCTCAGCTGCACAGGGACCTGGTCAAGGAGGCCATCGACTCCTACATCAAAGCTGTGGATCCATCAGCGTACATGGAGGTGGTCAATGCAGCCAGCAAGAACG ATAACTGGGAGGATTTGGTGAAGTTCCTGCAGATGGCTCGTAAGAAGGCCAGAGAGTCGTATGTAGAGACGGAGCTGATTTTTGCTCTAGCTAAAACGAACCGCCTGGCTGAACTGGAAGAATTTGTCAGTGGGCCCAATAATGCTCACATTCAgcag GTGGGAGACAGATGTTACGAGGAGGGAATGTACGAAGCGGCCAAACTTTTGTTCAACAACGTGTCCAACTTTGCCCGACTTGCATCTACATTAGTCCACCTTGGGGAGTACCAGGCGGCCGTGGACAGCGCCAGAAAAGCAAACAGCACTCGGACGTGGAAGGAG GTTTGCTTTGCGTGCGTCGACGGCGAGGAGTTCCGGTTGGCGCAGATCTGCGGCCTTCACATTGTGATCCACGCCGACGAGCTGGAGGACCTGATCAGCTACTACCAGGACCGCGGGTACTTTGAGGAGCTCATCGCTCTGCTGGAGGCCGCGCTGGGCCTGGAGCGCGCCCACATGGGGATGTTCACGGAGCTCGCCATCCTCTACTCGAAGTTCAAACCTCAGAAAATGAGGGAACATCTGGAGCTCTTCTGGTCACGAGTCAACATCCCAAAG GTTCTTCGTGCAGCTGAGCAATCTCATTTATGGGCAGAGCTGGTTTTCCTTTACGATAAATACGAGGAGTACGACAACGCTGTCATCACTATGATGAACCATGCAACAGATGCATGGAAAGAAGGCCTGTTCAAAGACATAATTGCCAAG GTCGCCAATGTGGAGTTATACTACAAATCTCTTTCCTTTTACCTGGAATACAAACCTCTACTCATTAATGACCTGCTGACTATTTTGTCTCCCCGGTTGGATCACAACAGAGCCGTCAGCTTTTTCTCTAAG ATGAATCAGCTAAAGTTGGTCAAGCCGTACTTGAGGTCGGTCCAGAATCACAACAATAAGGCCGTCAATGAAGCGCTCAACAACTTGCTAACGGAGGAGGAAGACTACCAG AGCCTGAGAGCCTCCATCGATGCTTACGATAACTTTGACACCATCGACTTGGCTCAGAGGTTAGAGAAACACGAACTGATCGAGTTCAGGCGTATCGCTGCTTATCTGTACAAAAGAAACAACCGCTGGAGGCAGAGTGTGGAGCTCTGCAAGAAGGACAAGCTATACAAG GATGCCATGCTCTTCGCTGCAGAGTCAAAGGATGCCGAGCTGGCAGAGACTCTGCTGCAGTGGTTCCTGGAGGAAGACAGGAAGGAGTGCTTTGCCGCCTGCCTGTTCGCCTCCTACGACCTCCTCCACCCTGACGTGGTGCTGGAACTGGCCTGGAGGCACAACATAATGGACTTTGCCATGCCCTACTTCATCCAAGTCATGAGAGAGTACCTCACTAAG GTGGACAAACTGGAGGAGGCAGAAAGCCAGAGGAAAACTGAGGACGACGTGAAAGAGCCTCAGCCGATGGTGTTTG GCCAGCAGCTGATGCTgactgctgctgcctctcctgtGGCGGCTCAGCCACCGTACCCGGCTTACGGCTACCCccccaccgccgccgccgctgccgcTGCCGCTGCCGCTGCTCCTCCCGCTGCCGCAGGTTACCCCGCCCAGCCAGCCTACGGCTTCAACATGTAA